The genomic DNA TGAAGATTATAAGGAGTTTGTACAAAAAAAAACTTTTATCAACCAACAACCCAAGGAAGGAAGTTGCCCTGCCATATATTGGGCCATAAGTACAGGATATGAAGAAGAAGAAGAAGAAGAAGATATACAAGTTTTTCGTACAACGAGTTTAAAAATATTCAATTTACTACTGCATACAGTGCCAATACATGATGCATACGGCATTAACTACCAAGATCACCAGGGGTATACCATGGCACACTGGGCAGTTGTGCAAGGTCGTGATGATATATTGCAGGTACTCATTAAACATAACGCTGATCTCAGTTTAAAGGATAACAAAGGGTATACAATTTCGAAGACACTGACGCAAGCAATAGCTGCAGCCTATAACCAAAAAAAATGGCGTCTCATAGAGCATCTTACTAAGAGGGATGATAGTATACTCAATCAGTTATCAAGTTTAGCATCATCAAAGAAAGGGGAGCAAAGTAATAAAAGACCTAGTTCAGAAAAAGAACGTCCTTTTAAGAAAAGGTTACATCTAGAACAATTTGAATAATCCTTTCGTTACCCTATATTTGTAAGTATTTTAAACCGTATAGAAGAATGGCAAGAATTTGTGATATAACGGGCAAAAAGCCCATTGTAGGGAACAATGTATCCCATGCAAATAACAAAACCAAAAGATGGTTTTATCCAAATTTGCAAAAGAAACGTTTTTATATTCCAGAAGAGGATATTTGGATTCCATTGAAGGTTTGTACTTCTATTATTCGAACGATCAATAAGAAAGGGATTCATTCGGTGTTAAAAGAGGCCAAACAAAAAGGAACATTGTCCAAGAAATATCAATGGTTGGTCTAAATGGTAATCACTAGCCTTCTTTCGAAATACTAACGGCTACTGGAAATTTACAGGTCGAGCGGGTGCTTAAAGCCTAACATACATTTAGTACGTTGCGGTTTTGCGCTCCGTTTCTCCTACAAATTCCTCAGTATAAGCGCCGTTTCAAAAGAAGGTTACTTGAAACTTCACAAAAAGTAGTACAGCAAAATGGCAAAGAAAAAAGGGGGTAGGGTTCAAGTGATCTTAGAGTGTACAGAGCATAAAAGCAGCGGAATAGCTGGCACATCTAGGTATTGTACAGAAAAGAATAGAACAACTACTACTGCAAGAATGGAATTAAAAAAGTATAATCCTATACTCAAACGTCACACCGTTCATAAAGAAATTAAATAATTACTCATCATGGCAAAGAAAGTAGTAGCAACCCTTGCCAAAGGGGATGCGGTTAGGTTAACTAAGTTGATTCAAGCAAAGAAATCACCTAAAACAGGAGCGTATACCTTTCGCAGTAGAATCGTTCCGTCCGAAGTAATAAAAGAGGTGTTATCTAGTAAAGTATAGTGGTTTCCTATCGCCTTTTTTAACTTTAATAGCTCTTATGATGCATAAGCGGGCCAACCATCTATAGCGCTACATAGGTAGCAAAACAAGTGACTTGCTATGGGTATTTTTGATTTTTTTTCTAAGCCAACCAAACCTAAAACGCATTTAGCAGAAGAACTTTCTAAAACGCGTCAGTCTTTTTGGGGAAAGCTCTCTAAAATTGTCGCCGGAAAATCTACTGTTGATAGTGATGTGCTAGATAGGCTGGAAGAATTATTGATTGGTTCAGATGTTGGCGTATCTACAGCGCTTAAGATTATAGGGGCTATAGAGCAACGTGTGGCGCGAGATAAATACCTTACCACGGGTGAACTAGACCAAATTTTACAGTCTGAAACGGAGCAACTCTTGCATATTGCCCCTACACCAACTAAAGATACGCAGGGAGTCGCACCACCCACTCGTCCCCATGTCATACTGGTAGTAGGTGTAAATGGTGTGGGTAAAACAACTACTATTGGCAAACTGGCGGCACAATTTATTGGTCAAGGCAAAACAGTTATATTGGGTGCTGCAGATACTTTTCGTGCAGCGGCGGTAGAACAGCTTACCATTTGGGGAAACCGTATAGGGGCATCGGTAGTAGCACGAGCAATGCAATCAGACCCTTCCTCCGTTGCACATGAAGCAGTACAACAAAGTTTGCGCAACAATACAGATGTAGTCATCATAGACACAGCTGGCCGCTTGCATACCAAAGTACACCTGATCAATGAACTAGCTAAAATTAAACGAACCATTCAAAAATGTCTTCCTGGTGCCCCCCAAGAAGTATTATTGGTGTTGGATGGTACAAATGGACAAAATGCCTTTCTTCAAGCAGAAGCTTTCACAGCTGCTGTAGCGGTAACTGGAATCGTTGTCACCAAGCTAGATGGGACCTCTAAAGGCGGTATGGTGCTGGGCATAGCAGATCAGTTTTCCATTCCCATTAAGTATATTGGTGTAGGCGAAAAAGTGGAAGACTTAAAGCCTTTTGATCCCCATGCCTTTATTGCTTCTTTATTTCAGAAGTGGTAAGGGTTCGATAAAAAGTCCGGACCGATAGTAAATAGCTGAACCGATGTGTTTTTCTGTAGTAGTCGTTATTTATATCAACACAAATTAACAAATGTCAGATTAAATATCAACTACTACATAATATTTCAAGTTTAGATAAGCTCTCTTTATTGGTTAGCTTATTGATTAACTGTGCAAATGCTTCTACGGATTTGTTACCAGAGCTACTTACCATACTGGATAGATTGCTTGGTTCAAAGCCTAATGCTTTTAACTTTTTAAGATTGGTCAGAGTTTCCGGATTGGTTAGCTTATTGATTAACGCTTCAAACGCTTCAGCGGATTTGCTACCAGCGACATGTACCATACTGGATAGATTGCTTACTTCAAAGCCTAATGCTTTTAATTTTTCAAGCTTGTCCAGGTTTTCCGGATTGGTTAGCTTATTGATTAACGCTTCAAACGCTTCAGCACATTTATAACTAGATCTATGTACCATACTGGATAGATTGCTTACTTCAAAGCCTAATGCTTTTAATTTTTCAAGCTTGTCCAGGTTTTCCGGATTGGTTAGCTTATTGATTAACGCTTCAAATGCTTCAGCGGATTTATGACCAGATCCACTTACCATACTGGATAGATTGCTTGCCTCAAAGCCTAATTCTTTTAACATTTCAAGCTTGGTCAGCATATTCTGATCGGTTAGCGTATTGATTAACGCTTCAAATGCTTCAGCGGATTTATGACCAGCGCCACTTAGCATACTGGATAGATTGCTTGGTTCAAAGCCTAATGCTTTTAACTTTTTAAGCTTTTCCCAATTTTCCGGATTGGTTAGCGTATTGATTAACGCTTCAAATGCTTCAGCGGATTTATGACCAGATCCACTTACCATACTGGATAGATTACTCGCTTTAAAGCCTAATTCTTTTAACTTTTTAAGCTTTTCCCGATTTTTCGGATTGGTTAACTTATTGAGTAACGCTTCAAATACTTCAGGGGATTTATGACGAGAGCCACTTACCATACTGGATAGATTGCTTACTTCAAACCCTAGTTCTTTTAATTTTTTAAGATTGCCCAGCAGATTCTGATCGGTTAGCTTATTGATGAACGCTTCAAATACTTCAGGAGATTTATGACCAGAGCTACTTACCATACTGGATAGATTGCTCAGCTTAATATCATGTTGCAATATCTTCTGTAGTTTAGGTGTTAGTGCATACCCGGACGGCTCACATTTTACCAAAACTTTATTCAGTAAATCGCCATAGCGTTCTAGATCCGTGCATCTTGGCCATATACTACTGGTGAACGTAGAGGGCACCTTCAATTTACGCAAAGCAACAAGTTGGGCTATTATTTTTTTACATAATTGGCTATTTGGCGCATTATTTATTTTTAGTTTTAACCATTTAAAAAATTTTGTATTGGGCAAACTGTCTAACCACTCTTTTGTATCCTTGTCTG from Cardinium endosymbiont of Philonthus spinipes includes the following:
- the rpmB gene encoding 50S ribosomal protein L28, coding for MARICDITGKKPIVGNNVSHANNKTKRWFYPNLQKKRFYIPEEDIWIPLKVCTSIIRTINKKGIHSVLKEAKQKGTLSKKYQWLV
- the rpmG gene encoding 50S ribosomal protein L33 translates to MAKKKGGRVQVILECTEHKSSGIAGTSRYCTEKNRTTTTARMELKKYNPILKRHTVHKEIK
- a CDS encoding DUF4295 domain-containing protein, coding for MAKKVVATLAKGDAVRLTKLIQAKKSPKTGAYTFRSRIVPSEVIKEVLSSKV
- the ftsY gene encoding signal recognition particle-docking protein FtsY, whose amino-acid sequence is MGIFDFFSKPTKPKTHLAEELSKTRQSFWGKLSKIVAGKSTVDSDVLDRLEELLIGSDVGVSTALKIIGAIEQRVARDKYLTTGELDQILQSETEQLLHIAPTPTKDTQGVAPPTRPHVILVVGVNGVGKTTTIGKLAAQFIGQGKTVILGAADTFRAAAVEQLTIWGNRIGASVVARAMQSDPSSVAHEAVQQSLRNNTDVVIIDTAGRLHTKVHLINELAKIKRTIQKCLPGAPQEVLLVLDGTNGQNAFLQAEAFTAAVAVTGIVVTKLDGTSKGGMVLGIADQFSIPIKYIGVGEKVEDLKPFDPHAFIASLFQKW